The Bacteroidia bacterium genome includes the window ATCAAATATATTTCCACTAAAAGAAATAACTTTCAAATCTTTGGTATGAAGAGTAAACACAGCTCCATCAACACTAATTCCTTTATATAATTGCTGATATTTATAATGAACATATCCTAATTTATCAACAGTTGAACTTATTAATTTAAAATTAATTTTTTCGGGAGTAATTAAATATTGCTTTACCCAACTTGAAAATTTAGAATAATCAAATTGATTGCTTTGTTCAAATAAGATGTAATCCGGAAAGTCTGAATTATTATTAGTTCTTACTAAAACAGACCCTGAAATTATTTTTTTTGCATCTTCTCCTCTATATTCATTTGCAACAATACTATTTGAAAATAATGCAATTATTAACACAAATATTAATATTCTCATAATAATTCTTTTTAATAAAGGTATAAAACATTTTTATTAAAGACTCACATTTTTATCACTTCAGATGCATTGGTGCAAAAAAAAACCGCATTCAGTTGAATGCGGTTTATATATATATTGAAAATATATTATTCTTTAAAACCAACTAATATTGAGACACAACCACTTTGAATTATCTCGCTTTTAACTTCAGCTTGTGGTACACGTACCTGAACAATTAATTGTTGAGTAGAATTTGATTTAAAATCCCAGAATTTTACAAAATCATGGTCTTTGTTATAGAATAATGTATTACGATCAGTATCCAATAATTTGAATTCTAAATTACCCAACATTTCCTGAGCACAAACATATATACGATAATCCTGACCACTATAAAAAGTTAATAATAATTCAGCTACATCCCCTTCGTTTAAAACTGCACTATTTAACTGACCATTATAAACATATGGCTTCAATGCTGGCATACACTCTTTTTTTGTAAAACCTTTACATTGCGCATTTACAATAAATGGGAAAACAATAACTAGTGCTACTATTGCTACTTTTTTTAATATACTATTCATATCTCGCTGAAGTTATTTTGTTTTTAATTACTTACAATTTTGTTTCTAATTGATAATATTACTGCTTTTATGTTTTCAAAAGTTGCTTTATCAATCATTACTGTTGCCTTACTATTTATTGTAGTAAGTTTCTTATTTTTTTCAGTAACAACATCTCCTTTTACATAATCAATTGTTACAGGCTCATAATTAGTTTTTAAATTTTCTAATAGAGGCAAATATTCTTGTAAATCTTTATCTTCCGGATATGATTTAATTAATTCAACTAAATTACTAAGCGAATATTTTTGCTCTCCTATTCGGGTAATAATATCCTTATTTTGCTCTGCTTCAAAATCAACAATTGAAGTAGAAATATAAAGTGCTTCAATCCATCCACCTAATATAATTAGGGTTGCAGTATTTCCCCTTTCATTTTCTTTAAGATAAGCATCTGCAGAAGCGTAAGTTTCAGTAACAATTTGCAATAACGAATCGCGATTATCCATATTAGTTTCCATTCTGCTAATTGCAAACGAACCTTGTTCTTCAGGAATATTTAATTCGTCGCATAACTTTTTAATTGAAGACAAATAATTAATTGATAACTGAATCTGATCAAATAACCTAACATAACTTAAATCACTTCCATAAACCCCAAGGTTTAAAGCTTGTTTGGGAAGATTCACATATTTACCAACTACTTTGTATGAATTTAATATTTCAGGTTTATATTGAGTTCCGGCCTTCTCAATAACAGAAGTCATTTCAATTGGCGAAGGGACATTATAAAATATCTTTTTAACTTTTTTTGAATGCTCATTATTTAAGTCGATATTGTTTAAAGAGTCATTTTCAACCTGATTGGAATCACTTGAAAAATTGCAACCTGTATTAAAAATAGCTGCAGTAATTACTGTAAACAAAATTAATATGTATGTTTTCATCAATATTTTTTTAATTTTTCTAGACTAAAAAACAATTTTATTATACGACGCTAGACAAAATTAGTTCCAAAAATAACTATTATTTTAAAACTTTCTTCATTTAATAAATTATAAATCCTCCAATTTGGTTTTTTCTTCTTTTTTAAAAAATCTTTTTTGAAAAAGTATTATCAATAAAACCCCAATGGTTATTGATGAATCGGCTAAATTAAAAACTGGCCGGAAAAAAGTAAAACTTTCTCCTTTCCAGAATGGAAACCAACTTGGGAAATGCCCTTCTATTATCGGAAAATATAACATGTCAACTACTTTCCCATGTAGAAAAGAAGAATATCCTCCTTCGGAAGGAAAAAGAGCTGCTGGAACACAATCTGAACACAGAAATTGGCTTTCGCTAAAAATCATTCCATAAAAAGCACTATCAATAATATTCCCAAAAGCTCCTGCCCAGATTAAAGCTGCACTTATTACCAATCCAATATGTTCATTTTTTTTGCATAATATATATATATACCACCCTATTCCAATTACTGCAAAAATTCTTAATAAGCTTAGTAATATTTTACCAAACTTACCTGCAAATTCTAACCCGAATGCCATTCCATTATTTTCAGTAAAGTGCAAATAAAACCAATTCCCAAAAACACTATACTCTTCACCTAAAAGCATGTGAGTTTTAATCCAGATTTTAAATAATTGGTCGGCAATTAATACTATTAATACTATTAAAATTGCTATTCGTAGTTTTTTCATTAATTTTTTTAAATGTTTGCAAAAATAGCTAAAACTCAATGAAAAAAAAGACCGAAACAAAAGTTCCGATCTTTTAAAAAGTTAAATAACGTTTAATTTAATCTATTTCTGATTATTCTTAGCATCAATACTTAGTGTAGCATGTGGAACTGCTCTGAGTCTTTCTTTCGGGATAAGGTTTCCAGTTTCACGGCAAATACCGTATGTTTTGTTTTCAATACGAACTAAAGCTGCCTGCAAATGTTGAATAAACTTTTCCTGACGTTGAGCTAATTTACCTGTTTCCTCTTTTGAAAGAACATTTGCACCTTCTTCTAAGGCTTTAAAAGTTGGTGAGGTATCTGTAATATCATTACCGTCGGTATTGTTTAATGCAGATTTCAATATTTCGTAATCTTTTTTTGCTTTTTCGAGTTTTTGCACGATTAGTTCCTTGAACTCCTGCAATTCTTCGTCAGAATATCTTGTTTTTTCACTCATAACTATTTTTTTATCTGTTTGTTTTTAAATCATTTCGAATCATGCTTTGGAAACCCACAACTTAGTCGAAATGTTATTGTCAATTTCTACGCAATGTGCATCAATTTGTTCCAACTTATCGGATAAATTAATTGAAACAGCTAATGTTTGAGAACCAATATATGATTTATGAGATACAACCGCCTCATCTATAATTTCTTGTCTTTCAATTTCAATATTAATTTTATCAGTAACCTCGAATCCACTTTCTTTTCTAATATTTTGAATTCTATTAACTAATTCTCTTGCAACTCCTTCTGATTTTAAAGCATCTGTAATATTAATATCCAATGCAACAGTTATTGCTCCTTCATTTGAAACTAACCAACCCGGAATATCTTCTGATAGAATTTCAACATCAGACAGTAATATTTCAAACATCTGATTTTCTGCATTAACTGCAAAACTTCCGGTAGCTTCAATTGCCTTAATATTTTCTTGTGTCATTGCAGTTATTGCAGCAGCAACAACTTTCATCGACTTACCGAATTTAGGACCAAGAACTTTAAAATCTGGTTTAATTTTTTTAACTAAAATCCCTGAAGTTTCGCGAAGTAATTCCATTTCCTTAACATTAACTTCAGCAAGAATTAGATCTTTAACAGCTAAAAGTTTTTCAGCAAAATCTTCATTTAATATTGGAATCATTATTTTGCTCAATGGCTGTCGAACTTTAATGTTTACTTTACGTCGAAGTGCCAATACCATTGAAGTAACTTTTTGAGCAATATTCATTCTTTCTTCCAATGATTTGTTGATAAGCTCCTCATTAAAAATTGGGAACGTTGTTAAATGAACCGATTCGCTTTTATCTTTTTCTGACACACTATTTAAATCTCTGAATATTTTATCTGAATAAAATGGAGCAATAGGACTAGCCAACCTTGCTATAGTATCCAAACAAGTATATAAAGTCTGATATGCAGAAAGCTTATCCTCATTCATGTCTCCACCCCAGAAACGTTTACGGTTTAAACGCACATACCAATTGCTAAGGTTTTCTGAAACAAAATCCTGAATTTCTCTACCTGCTTTTGTGGGTTCATAATTCTCATAACAATTCTCAACTTCTTTAATTAATGAATTAAGTAAAGAAATTATCCAACGATCAATTTCAGGACGATCTGATATTTTTACTTCAAGTTCTTTTCCTGTAAATCCATCAACATTGGCATATAATGCAAAAAACGAATATGTGTTGTATAATGTTCCGAAGAATTTACGGCGAACTTCATCAGCTCCTTCAATATCAAATTTTAAATTATCCCATGGCTGTGCATTAGTTATCATATACCAACGAATAGTATCAGCACCATATTTAGCAATCGCTTCAAATGGATCAACTGCATTACCTAATCGTTTTGACATTTTGTTACCATTCTTATCAAGCACTAAACCATTTGATATAATATTTTTAAATGCAACAGAATCAAATAACATTACAGCAATTGCATGAAGAGTAAAAAACCAACCACGTGTCTGATCAACACCTTCAGCAATAAAGTCTGATGGATAATATTCTTTAAAATCAACTTTGTGTTCGAATGGATAATGCATTTGCGCATATGGCATTGCACCTGAATCGAACCAAACATCAATCAAATCTGTTTCGCGATTCATTGGCTTACCAGAATCTGAAACAAGAATTATACGATCTACATACGGTCGATGCATATCGAATTTTAAATAATTCTCTTTTGAAAAATCTTTTTCATTGAAATCTGCTAAAGGATTATCTTGCATAAATCCTGCTTTTACAGATTTTTCTATTTCATTCTTCAATTCTGCTAATGAGCCAATACAAATTTGTTCTTCTTTATCTTCTGTAACCCAAATTGGCAATGGTGTTCCCCAATACCTTGAACGAGATAAATTCCAATCAACTAAATTTTCTAACCATTGTCCAAATCTGCCTGTTCCGGTTGATTGTGGTTTCCAGTTAATAGTTTTATTTAGTTCAATCATCCTCTCCTTTACAGCAGTGGTTTTAATAAACCAAGAATCTAAAGGATAATATAAAATCGGCTTATCAGTTCTCCAGCAATGAGGATAAGAGTGCTCGTATTTTTCTACTTTAAAAGCTTTGTTTTCTTTCTTAAGTAAAATTGCAATTTCCACGTCAACAGTCTCAGTTCCGGCAGGAATAGAATCGTCATATTCATTCTTAACAAATTTCCCTGAAAAACTGCCACAACCTTCAATAAATTTACCTTGTTTATCAACTAATGTTAATGAACCAAGACCATTTATTTTTGCAGTTCTAAAATCGTCGGCTCCAAAACTTGGTGCAATATGCACTATTCCGGTACCATCTTCAGTTGTAACAAAATCAGCACTAACAACCTTAAAAGCATCTCCATCTACAGGTTGTTGCCAAGGCATTAATTGCTCATATCTTGCACCGGAGAATTGCTTTCCAGTATATTCTGCAATTACTTTAAAAGGAATATTTTTATCACCATCTTTATAATCTGCAAATTCAAGTTCAGCATTCTTTTCATTAAAATAGTATGAGAATCTATCTTTTGCAAGAATTACAGTAATCGGTTTAAAAGTATATTGATTATAAGTTTTAACTTTTAAATAATGTATTTCTTTTCCAACAGCAAGTGCGGTATTTGAAGGAAGAGTCCATGGGGTAGTAGTCCAAGCTAAGAAGAATAATTCAGAATCAACATTTTCAAATAAAAATTCTGATTCATTATTTCTTACAACTTTAAACTGAGCAACAGCTGTTGTGTCTTTTACATTTTTATAACAACCTGGCTGATTGAGCTCATGAGTACTTAATCCAGTACCGGCAGCCGGTGAATATGGTTGAATCGAATACCCCTTATATAATAATCCTTTTTTATAAAGCTCTTTTAATAAGTACCAAAGTGTTTCAATATATTTATTATCATATGTTATATATGGATCTGTCATATCAACCCAGTAACCCATAATTTTAGTAAGTTCCTCCCATTGATCTGTGAACTTCATTACATCTTTTCTGCAAGCTTCATTATATTCTTCAACAGAAATTGATTTGCCAATATCTTCTTTTGTAATACCTAAACTCTTCTCAACACCAAGCTCAACAGGCAAACCGTGCGTATCCCAACCTGCCTTTCGACGAACTCTAAAACCTTTTAAAGATTTATAACGACAAAAAATATCTTTAATTGACCGAGCCATAACGTGATGGATACCTGGAGTACCATTTGCAGAAGGGGGTCCTTCATAAAAAACATAATCTTTGCTATCTGAACGTAATGAAATACTTTTTTCAAAAGCCGACTCTTCTTGCCAACGTTTTAGTATTTCGACATTTATTTCCGAAAGATTAAACTGCTTGTATTCACTAAACTTCTTTACCATAACAAATTCCGAATCCTTTAATTTTTTTGCAAAGATATAAATTTGAAACGATTTTTTAGTTGGATTAATTACTAATTAATATATGTATAAATGCTATTTTAAATTTCTTTATAAAAGCTAAAACAAGTTAATACCACTACAATTTTTTGTGGTTTAAAGAAAAATAGAGTAGGTTTGTAAAAACAAATTGTTTTATGAGAATTCAAAAAAATATTTTAGTTGCAATTTTAGTTTTTATTACAGCTGTTTCATGCACAAAATATGAGGATGGACCAATTATTACTTTTAGGGGTAAAACTGTTAGGTTAACTGGCACATGGAAATATGAATCAAGAATTGATGTAGCACAAAATATTGTTGTAACAGAAAATCTACCCAATACATTATATACTTATTCAAAAGATGGAACCTACTCTGAAAGTA containing:
- a CDS encoding lipoprotein signal peptidase; translation: MKKLRIAILIVLIVLIADQLFKIWIKTHMLLGEEYSVFGNWFYLHFTENNGMAFGLEFAGKFGKILLSLLRIFAVIGIGWYIYILCKKNEHIGLVISAALIWAGAFGNIIDSAFYGMIFSESQFLCSDCVPAALFPSEGGYSSFLHGKVVDMLYFPIIEGHFPSWFPFWKGESFTFFRPVFNLADSSITIGVLLIILFQKRFFKKEEKTKLEDL
- a CDS encoding TraR/DksA family transcriptional regulator translates to MSEKTRYSDEELQEFKELIVQKLEKAKKDYEILKSALNNTDGNDITDTSPTFKALEEGANVLSKEETGKLAQRQEKFIQHLQAALVRIENKTYGICRETGNLIPKERLRAVPHATLSIDAKNNQK
- a CDS encoding isoleucine--tRNA ligase; amino-acid sequence: MVKKFSEYKQFNLSEINVEILKRWQEESAFEKSISLRSDSKDYVFYEGPPSANGTPGIHHVMARSIKDIFCRYKSLKGFRVRRKAGWDTHGLPVELGVEKSLGITKEDIGKSISVEEYNEACRKDVMKFTDQWEELTKIMGYWVDMTDPYITYDNKYIETLWYLLKELYKKGLLYKGYSIQPYSPAAGTGLSTHELNQPGCYKNVKDTTAVAQFKVVRNNESEFLFENVDSELFFLAWTTTPWTLPSNTALAVGKEIHYLKVKTYNQYTFKPITVILAKDRFSYYFNEKNAELEFADYKDGDKNIPFKVIAEYTGKQFSGARYEQLMPWQQPVDGDAFKVVSADFVTTEDGTGIVHIAPSFGADDFRTAKINGLGSLTLVDKQGKFIEGCGSFSGKFVKNEYDDSIPAGTETVDVEIAILLKKENKAFKVEKYEHSYPHCWRTDKPILYYPLDSWFIKTTAVKERMIELNKTINWKPQSTGTGRFGQWLENLVDWNLSRSRYWGTPLPIWVTEDKEEQICIGSLAELKNEIEKSVKAGFMQDNPLADFNEKDFSKENYLKFDMHRPYVDRIILVSDSGKPMNRETDLIDVWFDSGAMPYAQMHYPFEHKVDFKEYYPSDFIAEGVDQTRGWFFTLHAIAVMLFDSVAFKNIISNGLVLDKNGNKMSKRLGNAVDPFEAIAKYGADTIRWYMITNAQPWDNLKFDIEGADEVRRKFFGTLYNTYSFFALYANVDGFTGKELEVKISDRPEIDRWIISLLNSLIKEVENCYENYEPTKAGREIQDFVSENLSNWYVRLNRKRFWGGDMNEDKLSAYQTLYTCLDTIARLASPIAPFYSDKIFRDLNSVSEKDKSESVHLTTFPIFNEELINKSLEERMNIAQKVTSMVLALRRKVNIKVRQPLSKIMIPILNEDFAEKLLAVKDLILAEVNVKEMELLRETSGILVKKIKPDFKVLGPKFGKSMKVVAAAITAMTQENIKAIEATGSFAVNAENQMFEILLSDVEILSEDIPGWLVSNEGAITVALDINITDALKSEGVARELVNRIQNIRKESGFEVTDKINIEIERQEIIDEAVVSHKSYIGSQTLAVSINLSDKLEQIDAHCVEIDNNISTKLWVSKA